CTAGTCTAAGTTCAAAATCAATGATAGTTACTAGAAAAGTTAAAAATGTGGGTCCTCCAAGTACTTCCAAAGCATATGTGAGGGCTCCAATTGGAGTTTCTATTTACGTTAAGCCTGCAAGCTTGAAATTTAGCAAAATTGGTGAGGAAAAGAAGTTGTCTTCACAACAAAAGACAATTAAAATAAGATAAGATTATAAAATCAATTTGATGAGGTTAAGTCAAACTAAATACATATACTTTAAAGATCTCTGCAATATTACTTAAAAATCAGTTACCAAAACTACTATCGAACCCTTATTAATTAATCAACAAGTACATTTCTTGGCAAGAAAATATCTATTGAGATAATAACCCTCCTCAAAATCCATTCAACAAGTAAAAAGTTCGTGTAACCATAAAAATTATAAGAATTTTTAAATTgcaaaactaataacaaataatGGTATGACAATGTGTTGCTTACTCGAGCTCGTTGAAACAATGAGCCTTTCAATAATCCAAGAATTTTTTAAATTGCATTAATTGTGGCGGTTGGACAAATTTGCTGATTGTAGCCTATGAAGACATAGGCTACGATCAAAGAGTGAGCGACACAAAACTACTCAAAAGTTGAGTTGTGCCGCAACACTTTCAACATGGAAATGACTAAAGAATatgctatatatatattacttattTTATATCTACTAAAAGAGTTAATATGAAATGAGAGTTATACACACTAGCAAAATACTTCAATTTATATCTACtaaaagattatatatatatatttaaatttaggGTGTCTTGGTAcaatgatttattttttaaagttattttgtactctagtctagttttaataattatttgtaaatagtctctcataatttagacagatTGTCGAAAATTTTGACAAGTGGTCGAAAAATTTAAATAGTCAGTTGAAAATTTTAGACAAATGACCGAAAAATTTAGATAACTAGTCGAATTTTAGACAAatgttattttgcaaaaaattatcaaaaatagaccagaatacaaaattacttaaaaaaaaaaattattttcacccatttatttattgattttaatgacTAGTTGAACAATTAAAGCAAATCACTTTTAATCGAGTCCACTAATACAATAATATATGTTTTGACCGATTATCTTACACGTTATACACACTAGCCATGTAGAGCACATGTGAAATGATTACTTTTGTCTCTTTCTAAGTATTATTATCTATTCATCAATTATTAATAGTTAGGGATAAGGAATCTTGAGGTGACCAAAAGATGTATTTATTGGACTCGTGTCTTTTcgtaataattatatatacagCTCCAATTCCATTGGGTTTCACAGTAATTCTAGTGTTTAAATCTAGGCTCGTAAATtgcttaatttttatatttttatccaaATGTCTTAAATTAAGAGTATTTTTAATAGAGTGTTAAGAATGTGGTGCATTATTATATTTAGCAAATTATCACTCTAATAATGTTGTAAAAATTATGTTAAATTTGACATATAATACTAAAAATTATATCAAATTTAGCACATGAACTaactattatattttatttatcatattgacattaatttattaattgaagattaattactacttttttataataaaaatttgaaaaaacaattattttttgtatattattaataaatattaaatgaactattaattttgtttaattaatttttatcttGTGCGTTGTAACACAATTATAAATATTaagcaaaatataatattaacttATTTTTTTGTGTCAAAATCAGTACAAAATTTACATCTTGTATTAAAAATATTCTAATAATAGTGGTCACTATCCGAATCATTATAGACATCCACTAGCTAGCCAGCTACCACACTATAGTAAGTGTACTAATAATAAGGAGTGAGCCTTTGTCCACTCTTTCATATTCTTATCATGGTTGTCATCACtatcaaaataacaattttcACACCGGagttaattctaaaaaaaaaagaggtgAAATAACCGAATGTGTTTTTTTCaattgtgtgtttttttttttaaatagaagcTTGTTTGAAGAGCATTAAGAGAAGGAAATTGACAAAATTCAGGAGAGAATTCCTTGTGGCTATTATGAATGCTGTTGTTTATTGTATTTTGGAAGCAAGGAATGTTAGTTTGTGGGAGCAAAAAGTCTATACTGTAAATAATATAGTCAAAAAGATTAAATATGATGTTTGTAATATGTTTTCTCATTTTAAAAGAGAGAAAACAAGTAAAGTAGATAGAGATTGGTATGAGACTTTGAGCTCTAGTTATGGAGCTCTTTGATTATTGTTGTAAAGAGTTGTAAAGAGATTGTTGAGCAATAAAAGTTTTACTCATTtctcagaaaaaaaaattatgaaaatattttCATTGTAATTTTCCCCTGAATGTTTTGCCCCCTCATTGAAACCAATTTCCAAAATAAAGTGTTGGAGTAAATTATATTCCACAAAAGCAATTGCTTTATCTCTGCTtcaaagaaaatataaaactACGTCATTACATTGTAGTAGTGTTGTTTCTGCTTCTCTTCTTTCAATATGTTGTGACTAATAATTGTTACTAAAGAgtactttttaaaaataagagataaTTTTTTGTTGGGACTAAAAATAGTATTTAGTCATAcaaatatatgttgtgactaaaaagttgTCACTAAAAGGTATATTTATTTACCGtgaaagtaatatatatatagatatattttttatatcATAATACCAACAATATAAAAAGATAAGATTACATGAGAGGTGACAAAAGTCTAAGATGATCGTTTATGATAGTAAGAATGTAGGTTTagttatataatttttaatatttatttttaatttaaacaatttattaatataacataaaactctttttttttcagGCCAAGAAAAAAAGAAGATATACATACAATACACACAATATCAAttctgttgtattttaaattaaaGGAAGAAAAAATGAATTTGTAATTCCCAATCAAGTGGTGAATTATAAAAGCAATAAATTTTTTTATCACATTAATACAATATtctgaatatttttttttcttttacctcGTTCATCGGAAAGATAGGGACATCTAAAGTGACAAGGAATCCTATTAATTTACTTAGTCAATAATAGAAGTAAGAGTAATGTAGGACCTTCTTTCGATTACAAGTAGTGATGCACATGAGGCAGGGAATTGGCGGGAAGTGCTCCCCCGTCCCTGtcctcatttatatttttaatcctGTCTCCGCCTTATGCCCTCTTATTTCTTGTCGAAGGCGAGGTGGGGTATCCTCTATTGGGGCGGGGAATCCCCACATAAaatcttatttatttaaaaaataaattttaaaataaaaatagtaaattatatgtaaattaaaatattacacaatatttattatttaaaatattaaacattattcaaaataaaatttaaaatattaaaaaaattactactatactataataacacataaaaatatatataaaatacatatatatatattataaaaatgtataaaaattacaacaagtcCTATCAGAACGGAGAGTGCTAAGATGCAAAATATGCATCTCTAATTACAAGATGCAAAATATGTAATTTTCTTATCTATAAATATGGAAAAACTATGGCAGCCTACTCTCCAATTCCATCTATGCTTTAAAGAAAAACTATGGCCCCACAATGTAGTAGTGTTGTTTCATCTTCTCTTCTCTCAAtatttcttattttcattttgcTTCAATCACCGGTGGAAGCCCTTAAAAAGGCAGGCATATAAGTATATAcaaatatgcatttttatatatatacatatatattttcattttgCTTCTATTTTCTGAAGTTTTtcttatatgtatatatgcaGCCTTATATTGTCTACTTGGGAACACATTCACATGGTGTGAACCCTTCCTCAGAAGATCTTGAAAGGGCCACAAATTCTCATTACAGCCTTCTTGGATCATACTTAGGAAGGTAATAATAATTCATTCTCacacaatattttattttatttttaattttaggaATGTAAATAGGGCAGATTTTTCTCACCATTTCTGAAAAAGATTTTCGGGCAAGTCTAGACAaacacaaatttaaaaaaaaaaaaatatatctaattGGTTCTTTCTTAATGAATGCATAATTCTTGTGCAGTGAGGAAAAAGCAAAAGATGCAATCTTTTACTCTTATAATAGACATATAAATGGATTTGCTGCAATTCTTGATGAGACAGAAGTTGCAGAGATTCAAAGTAAGCTTTTTTTTTACTCAATGTGATGCAAAATATATGAACTCTATTGTTTTGTTGTATatctaataatattaattattacatataGAGCATCCAGATGTGGTATCAGTTTTCTTGAGCAAAGGAAAGAAATTCCACACAACTCATTCATGGGAATTTCTTAGATTGGAAAAAAATGGTGGTGCTGTCTCTTATCAATCAATTTGGAACAAAGCTAGATTCGGTGAAGATGTAATTATTGCAAACTTGGATAGTGGTAAATATTTACTAATTTATATTTTGATGCTTCATTAACTCATTATCAAATAAACTATAGCCACTGATCTATCATCTCACTAGCTAActcttatatatattatatataatgattgttatatatatatatagtaatagaTGACAATAATCTGTGTTTTTTAAGGATAGTAAGTGTTGGTTTGGTAGGTGTTTGGCCTGAATCTAAGAGCTTTCATGAGTTTGAAGGAATCGGACCTATTCCATCAAAATGGCATGGAGGTTGTCAACCAGTCATCAAGGATAAAGTCCACTGTAATAGGTTGGTCCacattcttttttttatatatatatatatatatatggttgaatgaaaaataaaatttaaaaaaaaaagtaaatttttTACATAAAAACTCAATATTTTTACTTTGATGTagttatatactttttttttttttttggcaaaaataCACAATCTTACTAAACTAGTGATTATGTTACTATCTCATCCGTTTTTCTCTATTAATTACTGACTTGCAGGAGCTAGAACACGTGCTAGTTCCTCATTGATACGGGCCAATTAGAGTGGGAAATCCATACCACCATATACATGCTTATCATTTAAAGAAATAGCTAATTATTTTGAGACTTAAGTGCACTTTTTTTCATACCAAAATTTTGTtgaataatacttttttattttccACAATACATAATAaagtaattaagaaaaaaataagaaatgaaTTGCTACGACATATCTATATGGAAGGACAATTTTGTTGATgcatatcaaatatatatatgctTCTTGCACTTACATTTCTTAACCTGTAAATGGTGAGATTTAAATCTTTCTCTTCCCAATGAAGAGGTGAATGAGCCaaatttaaatttctaaacatgtCACTGtacattttttaaattaaataatctcTTCTCTGTTTTCCAATCTCTAGGAAGCTAATAGGAGCAAAGTACTTTAGCAAGGGCTATATGGCACTTCTAAAGACTCTCAACACTTCTTCTCTTCAAACTTATATACGCAAGGCAAACTTTTTCACCAGTCGAGACTTTAATGGGCATGGGACTCATACTCTTTCCACGGCTGGTGGTAGTTTCGTCTTTGGAGCAAATGTGCTCGGCAATGGGAATGGCACAGCCAAGGGTGGATCCCCCAAAGCCCGTGTCGCCGCTTACAAGATTGGTGGTTGGCTGCAAACTGAAGATGCACCTGCTTACACCGATGCTGATGTTATGGCTGGCTTTGATGCTGCAATAAGTGATGGTGTGGACATAATCTCGGCCTCTATTGGTAGTGATGAACCTATTGAGTTTTTCGAAGATGTGATTTCAATAGGGAGCTTTCATGCCGTTATGAATAACATTGTTGTGGTTGCCTCGGCTGGCAACGAAGGACATGATCAAAAGACTGTAACTAATGCATCACCATGGACCATAACCGTGGCAGCTAGCACAGTCGACCGTGAGTTCAGCAGTTATGTATCTCTTGGCAATAAAAAACACCTTGAGGTACGTAAAACGCCCTGAAGTATCTCAAACTTTTGATATGAAAACAAATATAATTAAGTGTTCATTTTTTGATATAATCACAGGGAGCAAGTCTTTCTTCACGCGGCTTGCCATCTCAAAAGTTTTATCCATTGACCTATGGGTTAGTATAAAAAATAAGAGTAATGATACGTGTataacattacacacagtgatatGGCAGTTTAgcctagccaatcacatttataaAAACAGTTTGTATGTAATTTTGATAGAAAAATTAATCATGTACAGatcaatatttaattgttgtaTGTGTGTTTCTCCAGGGAGTTCTGCAAGCCTAAATCCAAAGAATGTAAATGGGACTATTTTGGTTTGTTATGTTGGGGATGAGACTTCAAAACTTGAAAAGGGCCACCAGGCATTTCTTGCAGGTGCTGTTGGAATAATTCTAGTTAATCATCCCTTAATTGGGAATGAAACAGATCCTGAGGCTCATGTGCTCCCTGCATCTCATCTCAATGCTATTCAAGGAAATTTAGTGATCGAATACCTCAAAACTACCAAGTACAAACAAATAATCTTAAAAGCTGTATTTCTTTGTAGATTTTATATCAAAGACAATAAATTTAATTTGACATAATAATTATGATACTTTTGTGATTCTAGGGCTCCCATGGCTTACATGACTCGACCAAAAACTGGAGTTGGAGTTAAGCCAGCTCCAGCCATGGCTTCATTCTCATCGAGAGGACCTAATGTTATTCAGCCAGCTGTGCTTAAGGTCTACtttgaaaattttcttatttagaTTTTACTATTTTTGTATAAAGAAATGTTAACCAATTTTCTCCATTGCACATACAGCCGGATATCACAGCACCaggagtctatattattgctgcATATAGTGGAGCTGTTGGACCAACTGATGAAATATTTGATAAGCGTCGAGTCCAATTCAACACAATTTCAGGTACTTCAATGTCATGCCCTCATGTTTCTGGGATCGTTGGCCTTCTCAAAACTCTTCATCCAGATTGGAGTCCAGCTGCAATTCATTCAGCTATAATGACAACAGGTATATTTATTCACATATGCCCAAATATAATGGATAATTTTTATATAGGagtttcactttaagtcctaccggtgGGGCTCAGTGTTATCGACtcttgaacagttttcggcaaaaaaatttttttatgaccgtgtatattgtagttgtttagagcttCCTGCAATttattcagaaaattctgaatagtttacagtaccaaaaactaggttcaaatatgttttccacgcgtataaaaaaaaattagttacgcgtgcaataatatgtttgaacttagttttcggtactgtaaataaTTTGGAATTTTCTATAAATTtacaggatactctaaatagctacaatatacgcggtaaaaaaaaaaagtcgcgccaaaaactgttcacaggttgagaacactgagagctccATCGGTAGGACTCAAAGTGATGCTAATCTATATATACATCAATATTTGACAAATGCTGGTACTATTCTTTACTTCTCACTGAGCTAATCTATTTGCAGCAAGAGTTAGAGATAACAACAATGAACCGATGTTGGATTGGAACATGAAAAAAGCAACACCCTTTGAATATGGTTCAGGCCACATTCAACCAAACCGAGCTATGGATCCTGGACTTGTGTATGAAAGAACTATTGACGATTACATGAACTTTTTATGTGCCCATGGCTACAATGAAACAATGCTTAAGAAATTTTATAAGAAACCGTATAAATGTCCCAAATCATTCACTCTAGGAAATTTCAACTACCCTTCCATTACAGTTACAGATCTAAGTTCACAATCAACAACAATCATTACTAGAAAAGTTAAGAATGTTGGCCCACCAGGCACCTACAAAGCATATGTGAGAACCCCAGCTGGAGTTTCTGTTTATGTTAAGCCCACAACATTACAATTTAGCaaaattggtgaagaaaagaATTTTGAGATCATTTTGAAGCCAAAAATTGTTGGACAACCTAAAGATTATGTGTTTGGACAATTGAAATGGACAGACGGGAAGCGCTATGTTAGGAGTCCTATAGTAGTCAAGTACTAAAAGGAGTCAGAAATTAGTATGGCAGATTAAAatgtaaaatatttattttattcaagcacATTCATCGAGAAAGTATGTATGCATTGTCTGTCATATGAATTTAGTAtaattatgtgtttatatatttttggaccatgtgttttgtctcattatgtgtttggaccatttattttgacaaattacttttttaatcctatattttgtaaaattattaaaatagaatcctaaacccgattttggtcaatgatttctcaactaaaatcacaaataatttactaaactaataattcagaataaaaataaaatcattctgcttaaaaactgtgttgttatattcaattttttctttattaaaattgagtttatggttctattttaaccattttacaaaacatagggtccaaaaagtaatttatcaaaacatattgtccaaacagataatgagacaaaacacagattctaaaaaaatataaatcctaTAATTATTCAGAATATTCATTAATAGAAATTCCAAGAATATAATTGgagttatttaattaatgtgaTCAAATAGTATTCGAAATATATCTAACTGTTGTCTCAGGTTGTTGGATTGAGATTCCTTGTTATTGTACTACCAAACAATTTGTTGGAGTTTTACATCGGCCTTATATCAGTACTAGATATAAGTAATTCAATTCGTTTAATTTTATttgtagaatttattaattatttttattaaatttgtattataatcatataaatttcaaataaataaataatattatatataaaatattgacataaacatattaaataaaaaataaaatcaaaatattgtttatgattttttttaaaatatatataatatgataatattttcaaacataaatgatcatttttataataaaaataaaaatgatgtattatatattattattatgatattttataatatttaaattatattaataatatttaaatatattaatattatataatattattaaaataagatttaaattatattattataattattaaatatctagttttgtatta
The Humulus lupulus chromosome 6, drHumLupu1.1, whole genome shotgun sequence DNA segment above includes these coding regions:
- the LOC133783582 gene encoding subtilisin-like protease SBT5.4, whose product is MAPQCSSVVSSSLLSIFLIFILLQSPVEALKKPYIVYLGTHSHGVNPSSEDLERATNSHYSLLGSYLGSEEKAKDAIFYSYNRHINGFAAILDETEVAEIQKHPDVVSVFLSKGKKFHTTHSWEFLRLEKNGGAVSYQSIWNKARFGEDVIIANLDSGVWPESKSFHEFEGIGPIPSKWHGGCQPVIKDKVHCNRKLIGAKYFSKGYMALLKTLNTSSLQTYIRKANFFTSRDFNGHGTHTLSTAGGSFVFGANVLGNGNGTAKGGSPKARVAAYKIGGWLQTEDAPAYTDADVMAGFDAAISDGVDIISASIGSDEPIEFFEDVISIGSFHAVMNNIVVVASAGNEGHDQKTVTNASPWTITVAASTVDREFSSYVSLGNKKHLEGASLSSRGLPSQKFYPLTYGSIFNCCMCVSPGSSASLNPKNVNGTILVCYVGDETSKLEKGHQAFLAGAVGIILVNHPLIGNETDPEAHVLPASHLNAIQGNLVIEYLKTTKAPMAYMTRPKTGVGVKPAPAMASFSSRGPNVIQPAVLKPDITAPGVYIIAAYSGAVGPTDEIFDKRRVQFNTISGTSMSCPHVSGIVGLLKTLHPDWSPAAIHSAIMTTARVRDNNNEPMLDWNMKKATPFEYGSGHIQPNRAMDPGLVYERTIDDYMNFLCAHGYNETMLKKFYKKPYKCPKSFTLGNFNYPSITVTDLSSQSTTIITRKVKNVGPPGTYKAYVRTPAGVSVYVKPTTLQFSKIGEEKNFEIILKPKIVGQPKDYVFGQLKWTDGKRYVRSPIVVKY